The following coding sequences lie in one Panicum virgatum strain AP13 chromosome 6N, P.virgatum_v5, whole genome shotgun sequence genomic window:
- the LOC120678051 gene encoding cellulose synthase-like protein D3 — protein MSNPPPKKAAIRNPGPAAGGSRGPQAPGNTVKFARRTPSGRYVSLSREDIDMEGELGADYANYTVHIPPTPDNQPMMDGAEPASVAMKAEEQYVSSSLFTGGFNSVTRAHLMDKVIESDVSHPQMPGSKASRCGMPGCDGKVMRTERGEEVYPCECRFRICRDCYLDAQKDGCLCPGCKEHYKIGEYAEDDDPGDVKHYLPGPGGMNTSKSLLARNQNGEFDHNRWLFESSGTYGYGNAYWPKGGMYDDDLDDEGGGGGDLPEQKPFKPLTRKQPMPTSIISPYRIFIVLRMFVLLFYLTWRIRNPNMEALWLWGMSIVCELWFAFSWLLDMLPKVNPVNRSTDLSVLKEKFETPSPSNPHGRSDLPGLDVFVSTADPEKEPVLTTATTILSILAADYPVEKLACYVSDDGGALLTFEAMAEAASFANIWVPFCKKHDIEPRQPDSYFGLKGDPTKGKRRSDFVKDRRRVKREFDEFKVRINGLPDSIRRRSDAFNAREDMKMLKHLRESGADPAEQPKVKKATWMADGTHWPGTWAAAAPDHAKGNHAGILQVMLKPPSPDPLYGMPDEEQLIDLSDVDIRLPMLVYMSREKRPGYDHNKKAGAMNALVRCSAVMSNGPFILNFDCDHYINNAQAIREAMCFVMDRGGERIAYIQFPQRFEGIDPSDRYANNNTVFFDGNMRALDGLQGPMYVGTGCMFRRFALYGFDPPRATEYTGWLFRKKKKKEEAAADPETDTQSLKAAAEDFDAELSSMLVPRRFGNSSALMASIPVAEFQARPLADHPAVRHGRPPGALTVPRPPLDPPTVAEAVSVISCWYEDKTEWGDRVGWIYGSVTEDVVSGYRMHNRGWRSVYCIPKRDAFLGTAPINLTDRLHQVLRWATGSVEIFFSRNNAFLASRRLMFLQRVAYLNVGIYPFTSIFLLVYCFIPALSLFSGFFIVQTLNVAFLCYLLTITVTLIALGVLEVKWSGIALEDWWRNEQFWLISGTSAHLYAVVQGLLKVMAGIEISFTLTAKAAADDNEDIYADLYVVKWSSLLIPPITIGMINIIAIAFAFARTVYSDNPRWGKFIGGGFFSFWVLAHLYPFAKGLMGRRGKTPTIVFVWSGLISITISLLWVAISPPEASAGGRAAGFQFP, from the exons ATGTCGAACCCGCCGCCGAAGAAGGCGGCGATCCGGAAccccgggccggcggcgggcggctctCGGGGCCCGCAGGCGCCGGGGAACACGGTGAAGTTCGCGCGGCGGACCCCAAGCGGGCGGTACGTGAGCCTGTCGAGGGAGGACATCGACATGGAGGGCGAGCTCGGCGCGGACTACGCCAACTACACGGTGCACATCCCGCCGACGCCCGACAACCAGCCGATGATGGACGGCGCCGAGCCGGCGTCCGTGGCCATGAAGGCCGAGGAGCAGTACGTCTCCAGCTCGCTCTTCACCGGCGGCTTCAACAGCGTCACGCGCGCCCACCTGATGGACAAGGTCATCGAGTCCGACGTCAGCCACCCACAGATGCCCGGCTCCAAGGCCTCCCGCTGCGGCATGCCCGGCTGCGACGGCAAGGTTATGCGCAcggagcgcggcgaggaggtgtACCCCTGCGAGTGCCGCTTCAGGATCTGCCGCGACTGCTACCTGGACGCGCAGAAGGACGGCTGCCTCTGCCCGGGCTGCAAGGAGCACTACAAGATCGGCGAGTACGCCGAGGACGACGACCCCGGCGACGTCAAGCACTACCTGCCGGGGCCGGGCGGCATGAACACCAGCAAGTCCCTGCTGGCGCGGAACCAGAACGGCGAGTTCGACCACAACCGGTGGCTCTTCGAGAGCTCGGGGACCTACGGCTACGGCAACGCGTACTGGCCCAAGGGCGGCATGTACGACGACGACCTGGacgacgagggcggcggcggcggcgacctccccGAGCAGAAGCCCTTCAAGCCGCTGACGCGCAAGCAGCCCATGCCGACGTCCATCATCAGCCCGTACCGGATCTTCATCGTGCTCCGGATGTTCGTGCTCCTCTTCTACCTGACGTGGCGCATCCGGAACCCCAACATGGAGGCGCTGTGGCTGTGGGGCATGTCCATCGTGTGCGAGCTCTGGTTCGCCTTCTCCTGGCTGCTGGACATGCTCCCCAAGGTGAACCCCGTGAACCGGAGCACGGACCTGAGCGTGCTCAAGGAGAAGTTCgagacgccgtcgccgtccaaCCCGCACGGCCGGTCCGACCTGCCGGGGCTGGACGTGTTCGTGTCGACGGCCGACCCGGAGAAGGAGCCGGTGCTGACCACGGCCACCACCATCCTGTCCATCCTGGCGGCGGACTACCCGGTGGAGAAGCTGGCGTGCTACGTgtccgacgacggcggcgcgctgctcaccttcgaggccatggcggaggccgcgagctTCGCCAACATCTGGGTGCCCTTCTGCAAGAAGCACGACATCGAGCCCCGCCAGCCGGACAGCTACTTCGGCCTCAAGGGCGACCCGACCAAGGGCAAGCGGCGGTCGGACTTCGTCAAGGACCGGCGCAGGGTGAAGCGGGAGTTCGACGAGTTCAAGGTGCGCATCAACGGCCTCCCGGACTCCATCCGCCGGCGCTCCGACGCGTTCAACGCCCGCGAGGACATGAAGATGCTCAAGCACCTCCGCGAGAGCGGCGCCGACCCGGCGGAGCAGCCCAAGGTGAAGAAGGCGACGTGGATGGCCGACGGCACGCACTGGCCGGgcacctgggcggcggcggcgcccgaccaCGCCAAGGGCAACCACGCCGGCATCCTGCAGGTGATGCTgaagccgccgtcgccggaccCCCTGTACGGGATGCCCGACGAGGAGCAGCTCATCGACTTGAGCGACGTGGACATCCGCCTGCCGATGCTGGTGTACATGTCCCGCGAGAAGCGCCCCGGCTACGACCACAACAAGAAGGCCGGCGCCATGAACGCCCTGGTGCGCTGCTCCGCCGTCATGTCCAACGGGCCCTTCATCCTCAACTTCGACTGCGACCACTACATCAACAACGCGCAGGCCATCCGCGAGGCCATGTGCTTCGTCATGGACCGCGGCGGTGAGCGCATCGCCTACATCCAGTTCCCGCAGCGCTTCGAGGGCATTGACCCCTCGGACCGCTACGCCAACAACAACACCGTCTTCTTCGACGGCAACATGCGCGCCCTGGACGGCCTCCAGGGCCCCATGTACGTCGGCACCGGCTGCATGTTCCGCCGCTTCGCGCTCTACGGCTTCGacccgccgcgcgccaccgagTACACCGGCTGGCTCTtccggaagaagaagaagaaggaggaggcggcggcggacccggAGACGGACACGCAGTCGCtcaaggccgccgccgaggacttCGACGCGGAGCTGTCGTCGATGCTGGTGCCCCGGCGGTTCGGCAACTCGTCGGCGCTCATGGCGTCCATCCCGGTGGCCGAGTTCCAGGCGCGGCCGCTGGCGGACCACCCGGCCGTGCGGCACGGGCGGCCCCCCGGCGCCCTCACCGtgccccggccgccgctggaCCCGCCGACGGTGGCGGAGGCCGTGTCCGTCATCTCGTGCTGGTACGAGGACAAGACGGAGTGGGGCGACCGGGTGGGGTGGATCTACGGCTCCGTCACCGAGGACGTGGTGAGCGGCTACCGCATGCACAACCGCGGGTGGCGCTCCGTCTACTGCATCCCCAAGCGCGACGCGTTCCTGGGCACGGCGCCCATCAACCTGACGGACCGCCTCCACCAGGTGCTGCGCTGGGCCACCGGCTCCGTGGAGATCTTCTTCTCCCGGAACAACGCCTTCCTGGCGTCGCGGCGGCTCATGTTCCTGCAGCGGGTGGCCTACCTCAACGTCGGCATCTACCCCTTCACCTCCATCTTCCTGCTCGTCTACTGCTTCATCCCGGCGCTCTCCCTCTTCTCGGGCTTCTTCATCGTGCAGACGCTCAACGTCGCCTTCCTCTGCTACCTGCTCACCATCACCGTCACGCTCATCGCGCTCGGCGTGCTCGAGGTCAAGTGGTCCGGCATCGCGCTCGAGGACTGGTGGCGGAACGAGCAGTTCTGGCTAATCTCAG GCACCAGCGCGCACCTGTACGCGGTGGTGCAGGGCCTGCTCAAGGTGATGGCCGGGATCGAGATCTCCTTCACGCTCAcggccaaggcggcggcggacgacaaCGAGGACATCTACGCCGACCTCTACGTGGTCAAGTGGTCCTCGCTGCTCATCCCGCCCATCACCATCGGCATGATCAACATCATCGCCATCGCCTTCGCCTTCGCGCGCACCGTCTACAGCGACAACCCGAGGTGGGGCAAGTTCATCGGCGGCGGCTTCTTCAGCTTTTGGGTGCTGGCGCACCTCTACCCCTTCGCCAAGGGGCTCATGGGCCGCCGCGGCAAGACGCCCACCATCGTCTTCGTCTGGTCGGGCCTCATCTCCATCACCATCTCCCTGCTCTGGGTCGCCATCAGCCCGCCGGAGGCCTCTGCCGGCGGGCGCGCCGCGGGCTTCCAGTTCCCCTGA
- the LOC120678553 gene encoding fasciclin-like arabinogalactan protein 3: protein MAPSKLLPLLLVTLAVLLPAPPSLGAGFGAGAGTIDITKVLAGFPEFSTFSSMLTETNVALAISSRDKVTVLALNNTAVAVAFGGMLRVPRSLLADLLALHVVLDYIDEPRLGALQHDRKGEGSVVTTLLQVLRAPPRGVGFLRIYSGDTGRAMLSSAAPGGLGRNATVEKQITAKPYSVSVLQVSGFIVPPGIRVPRALPPRASRHMAAPPRKPPASAPAPAPGPAPAPFLGSGPLVPSPIKPVPTPNLVDTPTPVPEETGVIPIPSVHGGLAAKVPSAAGRGAASWWSIAAVALGMATCLHLHL from the coding sequence ATGGCGCCCAGcaagctgctgccgctgctcctcgtcacgctcgccgtcctcctccccgcgccgcccaGCCTCGGCGCCGGCTTCGGGGCGGGCGCGGGCACCATCGACATCACCAAGGTCCTCGCCGGCTTCCCGGAGTTCAGCACCTTCAGCAGCATGCTCACCGAGACCAACGTCGCGCTCGCCATCAGCAGCCGCGACAAGGTAACCGTGCTCGCGCTCAACAACACCGCCGTCGCAGTGGCGTTCGGCGGCATGCTGCGCGTCCCGCGCTCCCTGCTGGCGGACCTCCTCGCGCTCCACGTCGTGCTCGACTACATCGACGAGCCCAGGCTGGGCGCGCTGCAGCACGACCGCAAGGGCGAAGGGTCCGTGGTCACCACGCTGCTGCAGGtcctgcgcgcgccgccgcgtggcGTGGGGTTCCTCCGCATCTACTCCGGGGATACCGGGCGCGCCATGCtttcctccgccgcgcccgggGGGCTCGGGAGGAACGCCACCGTCGAGAAGCAGATCACCGCGAAGCCGTACAGCGTGTCCGTGCTCCAGGTCAGCGGCTTCATCGTCCCGCCGGGCATCAGAGTTCCGCGGGCGTTGCCGCCGAGGGCGAGCAGGCACATGGCAGCGCCTCCGCGCAAGCCGCCTGCGTcggcgccagcgccggcgcccggCCCCGCCCCGGCGCCCTTCTTGGGGTCCGGCCCGCTGGTTCCGAGCCCGATCAAGCCGGTGCCTACGCCAAACCTCGTGGATACTCCCACGCCGGTGCCGGAGGAGACGGGAGTCATTCCGATCCCTAGCGTGCACGGTGGTCTTGCGGCGAAGGTACCATCGGCCGCCGGTCGCGGTGCGGCCAGCTGGTGGAGTATCGCCGCCGTGGCCCTCGGGATGGCGACATGCCTGCATTTGCATTTGTAA
- the LOC120678554 gene encoding caldesmon-like isoform X2 — translation MQHCWILLQNNQKWMDREFECPPKKPKSNCSSSTDFEAHEEDEGTDEMSKRPAGRKKEKERLKKDADGYKEAIQKMIESKERLAIDKDSRWTEIKAIEERKVAIEERKAAAEECKAANEEERLRLKGEKARAQAAAEERKAAAKKKDEDQKIMFMDTSALDDTQRAYVEAMRAKILAEILGGSGGGSV, via the coding sequence ATGCAACATTGCTGGATATTGCTGCAAAACAATCAGAAGTGGATGGATAGGGAGTTTGAATGCCCACCAAAGAAGCCAAAGTCCAATTGTTCGTCTTCAACAGATTTTGAAGCTCATGAGGAGGACGAAGGAACTGATGAAATGAGCAAGAGGCCtgcagggaggaagaaggagaaagagaggTTGAAGAAAGATGCCGATGGCTACAAGGAGGCGATACAAAAGATGATCGAATCAAAGGAGAGGCTTGCGATTGACAAGGACTCAAGGTGGACGGAAATCAAGGCCATTGAGGAGCGCAAAGTTGCAATTGAAGAGCGCAAAGCAGCTGCGGAAGAGTGCAAGGCAGCAAACGAGGAGGAGAGACTAAGGCTCAAGGGTGAGAAGGCACGAGCTCAAGCAGCTGCGGAAGAGCGCAAAGCAGCTGCAAAGAAGAAGGACGAGGACCAAAAAATCATGTTCATGGACACGAGTGCTCTTGATGACACACAGAGGGCATATGTCGAGGCCATGCGTGCTAAAATTCTAGCTGAAATACTAGGAGGCAGTGGAGGTGGGAGTGTCTAG
- the LOC120678554 gene encoding uncharacterized protein LOC120678554 isoform X1: protein MGMVPVEGWLAAPPMGMPSIEGSPAMPPMGAAPLLGPRAPWVVASPTAATSLMPSRPNAPRQPKKPTTGLAKAARKKPGPKKKMPSSTLVDSASTPTTNSSASASIAAPNCGTEEDTHAASAHSFSNMMDESVEVENISLFQPLPSADEEHDEDDNLISPTRKKGHRSANYSSDEDVALIRAWEFVSLDAIAGVDQSSSTFWSRISEHFHCNANTTMTRTIGSLQHRWSTIQECCNKWKSCLAQVTRQHPSGVPFQEQVSKSFCSLHHDILFFFALIDRPRPGEVQGHGSVEA, encoded by the exons ATGGGCATGGTCCCCGTGGAGGGGTGgctggccgcgccgcccatgGGCATGCCCTCCATCGAGGGGTCACCAGCCATGCCCCCCATGGGCGCAGCGCCCCTTCTTGGGCCAAGGGCACCGTGGGTGGTCGCTTCACCGACTGCTGCGACAAGCTTGATGCCATCAAGGCCGAACGCCCCACGACAGCCCAAGAAACCTACCACCGGCTTGGCAAAGGCAGCGAGGaagaagccgggcccgaagaaGAAGATGCCTTCTTCAACTCTGGTGGACTCTGCTTCAACGCCGACAACAAATTCTTCAGCGTCGGCAAGCATCGCAGCTCCCAATTGTGGCACCGAGGAAGACACCCATGCTGCAAG TGCCCACTCTTTTTCCAATATGATGGATGAAAGTGTTGAAGTAGAAAATATCTCTCTCTTCCAACCATTGCCAAGTGCTGATGAGGAACATGATGAAGACGACAATTTGATCAGTCCAACAAGGAAAAAAGGACACAGGTCTGCCAATTATTCATCAGATGAAGATGTTGCCTTGATCAGGGCATGGGAGTTTGTGTCCCTTGATGCCATTGCAGGAGTTGATCAGAGTAGTAGCACCTTTTGGAGCCGCATCTCAGAGCACTTTCACTGTAATGCCAATACAACAATGACTAGAACAATCGGGTCGCTCCAGCATCGTTGGTCTACAATCCAAGAATGTTGTAATAAATGGAAGTCATGTCTTGCTCAAGTTACTCGCCAACATCCAAGTGGAGTCCCATTTCAAGAACAAGTGAGTAAGTCATTTTGTTCACTTCATCATGACATTTTGTTCTTTTTTGCTTTGATAGACCGACCTCGCCCAGGAGAGGTACAAGGCCATGGATCAGTAGAAGCATAG
- the LOC120678052 gene encoding uncharacterized protein LOC120678052 encodes MVMKLKISLILCLTVRVMVFQDSEYQSSSSDERIKIAAYKEVLKNYNELKILKKKLAKTITHEEAKKHNSSTRPKEVFTRFSVTSFSSVLESLSADDRKVIDKYGLGSLLLFEKCFVPNKFIKWVAQLVNYRSADIVFDGKVISLKKESVHLVLGLPIGATPFPSDSSSCKAIVLSMFEKQSIPAVSFFANKITNHETKSDEELVTCFALVALSSFLCANTSNVPCYQYFGIFENIDNLKEFDWCGYILDWCGYYIN; translated from the exons ATGGTGATGAAATTGAAGATATCTCTGATTCTGTGCCTGACAGTGAGAGTAATGGTTTTTCAAGACTCTGAA tATCAATCTTCCAGTAGTGATGAAAGAATCAAAATTGCTGCCTACAAGGAAGTTCTTAAGAAT TACAATGAACTCAAGATTTTGAAGAAGAAGCTTGCAAAGACTATAACTCATGAG GAGGCAAAGAAACATAATTCTTCTACAAGACCCAAAGAAGTTTTTACTAGATTTTCGGTTACCAGCTTCTCATCTGTTTTGGAATCTCTTTCGGCTGATGATCGCAAAGTTATTGATAAATATGGATTGGGTTCTCTTTTGTTGTTTGAAAAGTGTTTTGTTCCTAACAAGTTCATCAAGTGGGTAGCACAACTAGTGAATTATAGGTCAGCTGATATAGTTTTTGATGGCAAGGTTATCTCTCTTAAAAAAGAATCTGTTCATTTGGTTCTTGGCCTCCCAATTGGTGCCACACCTTTTCCTTCTGATTCGTCCAGTTGTAAAGCTATTGTCTTGTCAATGTTTGAGAAGCAGTCCATTCCTGCAGTGTCCTTTTTTGCCAACAAAATCACCAACCATGAAACAAAGTCTGATGAAGAGTTGGTTACCTGTTTTGCTCTTGTTGCTCTGAGCAGTTTTCTCTGTGCTAACACTTCAAATGTTCCATGCTATCAATACTTTGGTATTTTTGAGAATATTGATAATCTCAAAGAGTTTGATTGGTGTGGATATATTTTGGATTGGTGTGGATATTacattaattaa